One region of Ornithorhynchus anatinus isolate Pmale09 chromosome X5, mOrnAna1.pri.v4, whole genome shotgun sequence genomic DNA includes:
- the S100A11 gene encoding protein S100-A11, protein MAKVILNPTETERCIESLIAVFQRYAGQEGNNCTLSKTEFLKFMNTELAAFSKNQKDPGVLDRMMKKLDLNCDGQLDFQEFLNLIGGLAQACHTSFTAAPPTAHHQHKKI, encoded by the exons ATG gCCAAGGtgatcctcaaccccacagaaacaGAACGCTGTATCGAGTCCCTGATCGCCGTCTTCCAGCGCTATGCTGGCCAGGAGGGAAATAACTGCACCctgtccaagactgagttcctcaaaTTCATGAACACGGAACTGgctgctttctctaag AACCAGAAGGACCCAGGCGTCCTGGACCGGATGATGAAGAAACTGGACCTCAACTGTGACGGTCAGTTAGACTTCCAGGAGTTCCTGAATCTGATTGGGGGGCTGGCCCAGGCCTGCCACACCTCCTTCACGGCCGCACCTCCCACCGCCCACCACCAGCACAAGAAGATCTGA